Proteins from one Ciona intestinalis unplaced genomic scaffold, KH HT000075.2, whole genome shotgun sequence genomic window:
- the LOC108950244 gene encoding uncharacterized protein LOC108950244 isoform X2, whose product MTSKDVTSRSGEGATEEPTSTWCVTSQSPATVHCYTGMKKSQETKLQKRSARWRTKIRTPIKDTGLRRQLKSGIFAMKLFVIFL is encoded by the exons ATGACGTCAaaagatgtgacgtcacgaagtggtgagggcgcaacagaagaacccacttc AACAtggtgtgtgacgtcacagagtcCAGCGACCGTACACTGCTATACCGgaatgaag AAAAGTCAAGAGACAAAGCTGCAAAAGAGAAGCGCAAG ATGGAGAACAAAGATAAGGACGCCGATAAAGGATACTGGTTTGAG aaggCAGCTCAAAAGTGGAATTTTTGCAATGAAACTTTTTGTGATCTTTTTGTGA
- the LOC108950244 gene encoding uncharacterized protein LOC108950244 isoform X3: MTSKDVTSRSGEGATEEPTSTWCVTSQSPATVHCYTGMKKSQETKLQKRSARWRTKIRTPIKDTEGSSKVEFLQ, translated from the exons ATGACGTCAaaagatgtgacgtcacgaagtggtgagggcgcaacagaagaacccacttc AACAtggtgtgtgacgtcacagagtcCAGCGACCGTACACTGCTATACCGgaatgaag AAAAGTCAAGAGACAAAGCTGCAAAAGAGAAGCGCAAG ATGGAGAACAAAGATAAGGACGCCGATAAAGGATACTG aaggCAGCTCAAAAGTGGAATTTTTGCAATGA
- the LOC108950244 gene encoding uncharacterized protein LOC108950244 isoform X1, with the protein MVCDVTESSDRTLLYRNEEKSRDKAAKEKRKMENKDKDADKGYWFEVLSIFYIVVYCVLYEWVLHGMHSYSVARSILGCYALIVLPAIFAEPKVASYFFKVTTIVHFASH; encoded by the exons AtggtgtgtgacgtcacagagtcCAGCGACCGTACACTGCTATACCGgaatgaag AAAAGTCAAGAGACAAAGCTGCAAAAGAGAAGCGCAAG ATGGAGAACAAAGATAAGGACGCCGATAAAGGATACTGGTTTGAGGTTTTGAGTATTTTCTACATAGTTGTGTATTGTGTACTGTATGAATGGGTTTTACATGGTATGCACTCTTATAGTGTTGCCAGGTCTATTCTTGGCTGTTACGCTCTTATAGTGTTGCCAGCCATTTTTGCTGAACCTAaagttgccagctatttttttaaagtaactactatagtgcattttgcatctCACTGA